The genome window AGAAAGTGTCCGGGGCATTGGTGTTTATCTTGACTTGTGGGCTTTTGTTTATGAATCAGGATGTCCAGGCGCAGAGCAGGGGCATTTTTGTTCCGTATTCAACAGCCGGATTTGGGCTCGGGACTTCTAGCTATTTTGGAGATTTCGCACCTTACAGAAGGCCACTTGCTTCCACATTTAAAATGATGCGTTGGAGCATTGGCGGGAATTACACACGCCATTTTACGCCCCGTTTGGGTGCAAGAGCAAGCTTTATTTATGCGCGTATCGCGGGTGACGATTACATTATGAATCGTAGCGAGAAGCAGGAATCCAACATTTTTTACGCCCGAAACCTGCATTTCAGAAATGATCTGAAAGAATTCTCTGTGCAGGGTATTTTCAAACTGACACCTGATAACAGAAGCTACGACAGAAGACCGCAGTTTGGCGCGTATCTGTTTGCCGGGATAGCGCTTACGGCTCACAACCCGAAAGCACTTGATTCGCTGGATGGCGATTGGGTTAAATTACAGCCATTGGGAACTGAGGGTCAGGGAAATGAAGGTTATGATAAACCTTACTCGCTGGTTCAATTTGCAATTCCTTTAGGAATTGGAGTTCGCTATAAGATCAACTCTAAGTTTGATATTTCAGCAGAACTGGGTTTCCGTAAGACATTTACAGATTACTTAGATGATGCGCACGGAAAATATGCGGATCCGGCATTGTTTGCGGACAATCCGACTGCACTTGCACTAAGTAACAGGACAACAGAGCGTTATGCTGCAAGAAAAGGAGCTGACCGCACGGAGGCTTTGAAAAAATTCCTTGTTGTTAACTACATGCTGGATACCAATGATCCCTTGGCAGCATTGCCGACCACGGGCTTTGGAGCGCCGGGCACAGACCGGGGAAACAGCCCAACTTACACGGACAACTATCTTTTTGGTATGATCCATATCAACTATATGTTGCCATCGCAGATCAAATGTCCTCCATTAAAATAACTAAGGCATCCATTGAAGTCTTCTTTAAAATTTATAAATGCAAAATACTTGCTGCTTAATCTGGCGGCAGGTATTTATTTTTTTGTGGCCTCCGGGAATGCGGTTATGGCGCAAAAAATCGAGATAGGAGCGGGGTTAGGCGCATTGAATTACAAGGGAGACATTGCACCTTCGGTTAGGCTTCGTTTTTTTAAACCCGCCGGAAGCGTTTTTTTTCGGTATAATCCTTCCCAGGCATTGTCTCTGCGGGCGGAACTGATGGGCGGCATTATCGGCGCGGAGGACAAGCATAGCAAGGATCCTTTTCAGCAAGCGCGTAATTTTTCATTCACATCGCGCATTTTTGAAGGAAGCGCCGTTGCGGAATATAACTTTCTCAATTTTCAGGAGCGGCGTTTTGCTGTGAACTGGAGTCCATATGTTTTTGGAGGAATCGGGTATACCAAATTCAATCCTGATCCGCAAGGCGTGGGTTACAAAACCAGCTCGTTTGTGCTTCCTTATGGGGTTGGGATCAAATATCAGATCCGGCGTCCCTGGAACATTGGCATCGAATACGGAGCCAGAAAAACTTATTCGGATTATCTTGATAACTTAGGAGGGGATCCGATAGGGACTGATAAATTTCAGCAAGGCGATCCGTCTTTGAAGGATAATTACTACTATTTACGACTTGCAGTTACGTACACTTTTTATAAAATCGTTTGCCCTTGATCCTATGAAAA of Dyadobacter chenhuakuii contains these proteins:
- the porG gene encoding type IX secretion system protein PorG translates to MKSSLKFINAKYLLLNLAAGIYFFVASGNAVMAQKIEIGAGLGALNYKGDIAPSVRLRFFKPAGSVFFRYNPSQALSLRAELMGGIIGAEDKHSKDPFQQARNFSFTSRIFEGSAVAEYNFLNFQERRFAVNWSPYVFGGIGYTKFNPDPQGVGYKTSSFVLPYGVGIKYQIRRPWNIGIEYGARKTYSDYLDNLGGDPIGTDKFQQGDPSLKDNYYYLRLAVTYTFYKIVCP